Proteins co-encoded in one Pseudomonas fluorescens genomic window:
- a CDS encoding AbiV family abortive infection protein — protein MAITSEQEAFAVILIDGTLSVFENADRLFYEAGVLADVKAFSRGYLLHQISLEECGKIEMLCAAVCSCLVGNRVNIKSLSKAFRRHEGKNKMNAYFLPRSEAEKVAEENNDVAAAVGAFKVVQEEFHQESNRLKNSSLYVDFDEVFTSPQDVISKDDYEKIRAQNADFMALTNHKVQTLSRWKSDLASAAGEIQEVYALVTEDRPEEKSLTEAREALWERIKTTVTRRNG, from the coding sequence ATGGCGATTACATCTGAGCAGGAAGCTTTTGCAGTTATTCTTATTGATGGCACTTTGAGCGTATTTGAGAATGCTGACCGGCTGTTTTATGAGGCAGGCGTTTTGGCTGATGTAAAGGCATTTTCTCGAGGGTATTTGTTACATCAGATATCACTTGAAGAGTGCGGAAAAATAGAGATGTTGTGTGCTGCAGTTTGCTCGTGTTTAGTTGGTAATAGGGTGAATATAAAATCGCTTTCTAAGGCGTTTCGGCGGCACGAGGGGAAAAATAAAATGAATGCGTACTTTCTTCCTCGTTCGGAGGCTGAGAAAGTTGCAGAAGAAAATAATGATGTTGCCGCAGCAGTTGGCGCATTTAAGGTGGTTCAGGAAGAGTTTCATCAAGAGTCAAATCGCTTGAAGAACTCATCTTTGTATGTTGATTTTGATGAGGTGTTTACCTCCCCTCAGGATGTTATATCTAAGGATGACTACGAAAAAATTCGCGCGCAAAATGCTGATTTTATGGCACTGACCAATCATAAGGTGCAGACACTATCCAGGTGGAAAAGCGATCTCGCTTCAGCTGCCGGTGAGATTCAAGAGGTTTATGCATTGGTAACGGAAGATCGGCCGGAGGAAAAGTCGCTAACTGAAGCTCGTGAAGCACTGTGGGAGCGTATAAAGACGACTGTGACGCGGCGTAATGGGTGA
- a CDS encoding DUF4145 domain-containing protein, giving the protein MTALFGKRFNELEQQWIELKKNTVMRRNGFTDRMEPYLSPDVVLNWGVKARSLIERTCGENSSHLQTFNKAEEHSSYDSNVDRLTRMSAVFLAAKEDYEGGYLNSLRNLVQADVFTNELEQAEELLKSGYATAAAVIAGVVLETTLRDLCTNHELEHGSLNKMNDDLAKAGAYNASQKKRITALAAIRNSAAHGKPEEFTAADVRGMIDDVERFLATTLQ; this is encoded by the coding sequence ATGACGGCATTGTTCGGGAAGCGCTTCAACGAACTTGAGCAACAATGGATTGAGCTCAAAAAAAATACCGTCATGAGGAGAAATGGTTTTACGGACAGGATGGAGCCTTACCTCTCCCCGGACGTGGTTCTCAATTGGGGCGTTAAAGCAAGATCCCTCATAGAGCGCACCTGTGGTGAGAACTCAAGCCATCTCCAGACATTCAACAAAGCAGAAGAGCACAGCTCTTATGACTCCAATGTCGATCGCCTCACTCGTATGAGCGCGGTTTTCCTTGCGGCTAAAGAGGACTATGAAGGCGGTTACCTCAACTCACTCCGGAATCTGGTGCAGGCAGATGTCTTCACGAATGAGCTTGAGCAAGCGGAGGAACTCCTCAAGTCGGGCTACGCAACAGCCGCGGCAGTCATTGCTGGAGTTGTGCTCGAAACCACTTTACGCGACCTGTGTACTAACCATGAGCTAGAGCACGGTAGCCTTAACAAAATGAACGATGATCTGGCAAAGGCCGGCGCATACAACGCCAGTCAGAAAAAGCGGATCACCGCTTTGGCTGCAATCCGCAACAGTGCCGCCCATGGTAAACCGGAGGAGTTCACGGCCGCGGACGTGAGGGGCATGATTGATGACGTGGAGCGCTTCCTCGCGACGACCCTTCAGTGA
- a CDS encoding GIY-YIG nuclease family protein yields the protein MTPGYIYVLQNELFGPYVVKIGLTTLEPDARALQLYNGSSGVPTPFDVLTAYSVGDCKQAETQIHKRLRAFRVNGRREFFRTSPSVAASLAYETCAKINDSLGLTSPKPYVIKVRSPKNKKHEIDAIERRISVPEDNQETIGIELKKIKSSPIGTSSISPEQADRIKIIAMLLSKIFPSKVEEWLEDFTRDLDPEREICIWEQITKSYLTIDEIEIASDDLKQEAFALLLHRSTSPTTEVLAEAELKHFNRKSAKRLLQSYELKPKPLVVVKRANQIA from the coding sequence ATGACACCAGGCTACATATATGTTCTTCAAAACGAGCTCTTTGGACCTTACGTCGTAAAAATTGGTCTCACTACATTGGAGCCTGATGCTAGAGCGTTACAGCTTTACAATGGCTCATCAGGAGTACCCACCCCATTTGATGTTCTCACTGCTTATTCTGTCGGTGATTGCAAACAAGCCGAAACACAAATTCACAAGCGGCTTAGAGCTTTTCGAGTAAATGGAAGGCGTGAATTCTTCCGAACAAGCCCATCAGTGGCGGCCTCGCTAGCCTATGAGACGTGTGCGAAGATTAATGACTCGCTTGGCCTAACATCTCCAAAGCCATATGTTATCAAAGTAAGATCACCTAAAAACAAAAAGCATGAAATAGATGCGATTGAACGGCGAATTTCCGTCCCTGAAGACAATCAAGAAACAATTGGCATCGAACTAAAAAAAATCAAAAGCAGTCCTATTGGAACAAGCAGTATATCTCCAGAGCAAGCAGACAGAATAAAAATAATTGCAATGTTACTCTCCAAGATCTTCCCATCCAAGGTAGAGGAATGGCTTGAAGATTTCACTCGAGACCTCGACCCAGAGCGAGAGATATGTATCTGGGAGCAGATAACAAAATCCTACCTTACAATTGATGAGATTGAGATCGCCAGCGACGATCTGAAACAGGAGGCTTTTGCATTATTGCTACACCGCTCCACCTCACCTACGACTGAAGTACTAGCCGAAGCAGAATTAAAACATTTCAATAGAAAGTCGGCTAAGCGATTATTGCAGTCGTACGAGTTAAAACCAAAACCCTTGGTCGTGGTAAAGCGCGCAAACCAAATTGCCTAA
- a CDS encoding recombinase family protein has protein sequence MFIRAYLRASTEEQDAGRARASLEQFATDHNKVIASIYLENASGASADRPELLRLLKDSRKGDVLLVESIDRLSRLPVEDWQKLKAAIDSKGLRIVALDLPTSHQGMQDTKGDEFTGRMLGAINSMLVEMMAAIARKDYEQRRERQAQGIEKAKLAGKYQGRPVDMDLHKRVRELLNAGIGIRATARHANCSTTTVLRIRDSL, from the coding sequence ATGTTCATCCGCGCATACCTCCGAGCATCGACCGAAGAGCAGGACGCCGGCCGAGCCCGGGCCTCACTTGAGCAATTCGCCACCGACCACAACAAGGTGATCGCGAGCATTTACCTGGAGAACGCCAGCGGGGCCTCGGCAGATCGGCCTGAGCTATTGCGCCTGCTCAAAGATTCGCGCAAGGGTGACGTGTTGCTGGTGGAGTCGATAGACCGCCTCTCACGTCTTCCTGTAGAGGATTGGCAGAAACTTAAGGCTGCGATCGACTCAAAGGGTTTGCGCATTGTCGCGCTCGACCTACCGACTAGTCACCAGGGAATGCAGGACACGAAGGGGGACGAATTCACCGGCCGGATGTTGGGCGCAATCAATTCGATGTTGGTAGAGATGATGGCGGCGATCGCTCGAAAGGATTACGAGCAGCGTCGCGAACGCCAAGCCCAGGGGATCGAAAAGGCTAAACTAGCCGGCAAATACCAAGGGCGGCCGGTCGATATGGATCTACACAAACGGGTCAGGGAGCTACTTAATGCCGGCATAGGCATTCGCGCGACAGCGCGCCATGCAAATTGCTCCACAACTACTGTGCTAAGGATTAGAGACAGCCTCTAA
- a CDS encoding DUF5681 domain-containing protein produces MTERDKSGKWKPGQSGNPGGRSGQTQELRARLAEGADAVTKKVLAAAKKGDMQACRLILERLVPPIKPTSEPVQFELDDTDLPSAAKSIMRAVAGGQLAPDQGKSLIEGLGAVARVIEVAELQKAVEELRTQMEGMQQ; encoded by the coding sequence ATGACTGAGCGCGACAAGAGCGGGAAATGGAAGCCCGGGCAGTCAGGCAACCCAGGTGGGCGCTCCGGGCAAACACAGGAACTTCGCGCTCGACTTGCCGAGGGTGCGGACGCAGTTACAAAGAAGGTGCTCGCGGCTGCTAAGAAGGGCGATATGCAAGCCTGCCGACTGATCCTTGAACGCCTTGTCCCTCCAATCAAACCGACCTCCGAGCCGGTGCAATTTGAACTGGACGATACGGACCTACCGAGCGCAGCCAAATCAATCATGCGTGCAGTTGCCGGCGGACAACTCGCGCCCGACCAAGGCAAGTCACTCATTGAAGGCTTGGGCGCCGTCGCCCGAGTGATCGAGGTTGCCGAGCTTCAAAAGGCCGTCGAAGAACTCCGAACGCAAATGGAGGGAATGCAGCAATGA
- a CDS encoding tail assembly protein yields MAMTTNYGTKTRILLSGSAGKLFGREHIYELSTGDTREAVKAIDVNHPGFAKYLADAKRKGLEFAVFRNRKNIGERELKMGGAQEIRIVPVIAGSKRAGLFQTVLGVVLIAMSSVTNGATLAPGIALAAGGVIQMLSPQATGLKQSASPENAPSYAFGSAKNTTASGNPVPICIGVRRWGGIIISASIHAEDRF; encoded by the coding sequence ATGGCTATGACCACCAACTACGGAACCAAAACCCGAATCCTGCTGAGCGGATCGGCCGGCAAGCTGTTCGGGCGTGAACACATTTACGAACTCTCCACCGGCGACACGCGGGAAGCTGTGAAAGCGATCGACGTCAATCACCCTGGGTTTGCGAAGTACCTCGCAGATGCCAAACGGAAAGGTCTCGAATTCGCAGTGTTTCGGAACCGCAAGAACATCGGCGAGCGCGAGCTGAAGATGGGTGGCGCTCAGGAGATCCGGATCGTCCCGGTAATCGCTGGGAGCAAGCGTGCAGGTCTATTTCAAACTGTACTTGGCGTGGTTCTGATCGCCATGAGCTCTGTAACGAACGGCGCGACCTTAGCACCAGGTATTGCACTCGCCGCCGGCGGCGTCATTCAGATGCTCAGCCCACAAGCCACCGGCCTGAAGCAGAGCGCATCCCCGGAAAACGCGCCGTCATACGCCTTCGGCAGCGCCAAGAACACCACGGCCAGCGGCAACCCGGTGCCGATTTGCATCGGCGTGCGCCGATGGGGCGGCATCATCATTTCGGCGTCGATCCATGCTGAAGACAGGTTCTAG